One part of the Mariniblastus fucicola genome encodes these proteins:
- the msrA gene encoding peptide-methionine (S)-S-oxide reductase MsrA: MKIFSTIVLFGMFAIGCSPTPAQKLESESGQQIESAESTHETGTQTAKTDASEGDNAAKDKDMNLETATFGGGCFWCTEAVFLALEGVDSVLPGYMGGHIENPTYEQVCAKTTGHAEVIQIKFDPEKISYEDLLFIFFKTHDPTTLNRQGNDVGPQYRSAVFYHNDAQKASADSIIKKIDEAKVYSDPIVTEVTEAATMYVAEDYHVNYFAKNPENQYCRAFIPGKIEKLKKLFGDKLKSQYKK, encoded by the coding sequence ATGAAGATTTTTTCCACGATCGTGTTATTCGGAATGTTTGCGATCGGATGTAGCCCAACTCCGGCTCAAAAGCTTGAATCGGAGTCCGGACAGCAGATCGAATCGGCCGAATCGACCCATGAGACCGGTACTCAGACGGCAAAAACCGATGCTTCCGAAGGCGACAATGCCGCAAAGGATAAAGATATGAACTTGGAAACCGCAACTTTCGGAGGCGGCTGCTTTTGGTGCACCGAAGCCGTCTTTCTGGCGCTCGAAGGGGTCGATTCGGTTCTGCCGGGCTATATGGGTGGCCACATTGAGAATCCGACGTACGAACAGGTTTGTGCGAAAACGACTGGGCACGCCGAAGTTATCCAGATCAAGTTCGACCCGGAAAAGATCTCTTACGAAGATCTGCTGTTCATTTTCTTCAAGACGCACGACCCAACAACTCTCAATCGCCAAGGCAACGACGTTGGTCCTCAGTATCGAAGCGCCGTCTTTTATCACAACGATGCCCAGAAAGCGTCAGCGGATTCGATCATCAAGAAAATCGACGAAGCAAAAGTTTACAGCGACCCGATCGTCACCGAAGTCACCGAGGCCGCGACGATGTACGTGGCAGAGGACTATCACGTCAACTACTTCGCCAAGAATCCTGAAAACCAATATTGCCGAGCTTTCATTCCCGGTAAGATCGAAAAGCTGAAGAAGCTCTTTGGCGACAAACTCAAATCCCAGTATAAGAAATAG
- a CDS encoding polyhydroxyalkanoic acid system family protein codes for MPKFKVNVPHENDRTEVIQKLRTFMDSARQDSPVELTDVEEDWDDNGNLAFAFSAMGFRIAGQLVTETTLVLVSGELPFAALPFRGALETQLASKIREAIDSPV; via the coding sequence ATGCCGAAGTTCAAAGTGAACGTGCCGCACGAAAACGATCGCACGGAAGTCATCCAAAAGCTACGCACGTTCATGGATTCCGCCAGGCAGGACTCGCCGGTTGAGCTGACGGACGTTGAAGAAGATTGGGACGACAACGGCAACCTCGCGTTCGCATTTTCTGCCATGGGCTTTCGCATCGCCGGCCAACTGGTCACCGAAACGACATTGGTGCTCGTCAGCGGTGAGTTGCCGTTTGCAGCACTGCCGTTTCGAGGCGCGCTTGAGACACAACTTGCTTCCAAAATCCGCGAAGCGATCGACAGCCCGGTTTAG
- a CDS encoding TolC family protein → MLPQKILTLTGLVLVALIFVGCRSRTWHYQKADQMAHCLINEKSNSIPEGLPVDFSLVPSPESRLAPEGCLACPTLPQTPVELYAYDLPLRGKIPDQLQLEEELEKPDESAIVGTAIPPEAWQSLPESCLERMFDFESIRIEADFTKEKLGSDPIVSRSGSNAPKLDLRDIVDLALLNSRDYQTQKESLYLVSLQLAQERFAYTTKFSAGRNGADLNYGNDRNFGATVERLGVPSSLQIDRMLVTGGDLLASFANNILLTFDGPSGFTTDVSSSVLIEFVQPLIQTDVQFESLTQAERDLVYAARDFARFRKSFFVDFASQYYDLIASFRQIEIDSQNYFSLVRAFNQAEAEYSAGLVPRFQVDQVEQSLLNGRGRLIGTCNGVEQSLDRLKLELGLPTETPINVDLDELNELTRLDQLSVSADSANRVLRRLTAALQKPDRAELASTAAVLLDRMIEAKDLASDNGEENESLANFEALRAQFLIDYARLNAERIRLDLDAEIRSESPSTPVIFQRSIAYCNALLSLINRQLNAAELDGEESDVEAIEEYRDSAETQAEEVEALGSKLQELIENEEIDKLVSLINESDVIQKDLNKFVDRLDSQFEISNSDSADADLERIREAALQVIELANTELQGSDLGLKPIDIDMDDAMITAIVLRYELMNQRGAVADDWRQIKLAADELKSVMTLRASQRIDTEPGANQPFNFDLDHSSTSLGLSFDAPLNRFSQRNSFRGSIIGYQRSLRSLKQLEDNIKFSVRNDLRSLTLDREQYLIAVASAALAYERVVSTSLEFRLGTGGVSARDFLEAQTAYTDALSNVASRHIQYIVDRTQLFFDLELLTVDEEGFWGDLRNEDLQPEPYHEIPDWGVPVYGNLPNVRHSSTVKQILQPVFRGLTQ, encoded by the coding sequence ATGCTCCCACAGAAGATTTTGACTCTCACCGGGCTGGTCCTGGTCGCGTTGATCTTCGTCGGATGTCGGTCTCGCACCTGGCACTATCAAAAAGCTGATCAGATGGCTCATTGCCTGATCAATGAGAAATCGAACTCGATCCCCGAAGGCCTGCCTGTCGATTTTTCGCTGGTGCCGTCCCCCGAATCGAGGCTTGCCCCGGAAGGCTGTCTGGCCTGTCCGACTTTGCCGCAAACGCCGGTCGAATTGTACGCGTACGATCTGCCGCTGCGTGGAAAGATTCCAGATCAACTTCAGCTCGAAGAAGAGCTTGAGAAACCGGACGAATCAGCCATCGTTGGAACCGCGATTCCGCCGGAAGCTTGGCAGTCGCTGCCGGAATCCTGTCTTGAGCGGATGTTTGATTTCGAAAGCATTCGGATCGAAGCAGATTTCACGAAAGAGAAACTTGGCTCCGATCCAATCGTCAGTCGCAGCGGATCGAACGCGCCCAAGCTCGATCTTCGCGACATCGTTGACCTGGCGTTGCTCAACAGCCGCGACTACCAGACGCAAAAGGAATCCCTGTATCTCGTTTCGCTGCAACTCGCGCAGGAACGATTTGCCTACACGACAAAGTTCTCCGCCGGTCGAAACGGAGCGGATTTGAACTACGGCAACGACCGAAACTTTGGTGCCACGGTCGAGCGATTGGGCGTTCCCTCCTCGCTGCAAATTGATCGCATGCTGGTGACCGGAGGCGATTTGTTGGCGAGCTTTGCGAACAACATTCTGCTGACGTTCGACGGACCATCCGGGTTTACGACAGACGTAAGTTCGTCCGTGCTGATCGAGTTTGTGCAACCGCTGATTCAAACGGATGTTCAATTCGAAAGTTTGACTCAGGCAGAACGCGACCTTGTTTACGCGGCTCGCGATTTTGCACGGTTTCGGAAATCGTTCTTTGTCGATTTTGCATCACAGTATTACGATCTGATCGCCAGCTTTCGCCAAATCGAAATCGATTCACAAAACTACTTTTCGCTCGTCCGAGCATTCAATCAGGCAGAAGCCGAATACTCCGCCGGACTGGTACCGCGTTTCCAGGTCGATCAGGTTGAACAAAGTTTGCTCAACGGACGCGGTCGTCTGATTGGGACCTGTAACGGAGTGGAACAATCACTCGATCGTCTCAAACTCGAGTTGGGGCTTCCGACCGAAACACCGATCAACGTGGACCTCGACGAGCTTAATGAATTGACGCGACTGGACCAGCTTTCCGTGTCCGCGGATTCGGCCAACCGAGTCCTTCGTCGACTCACGGCGGCGTTGCAAAAGCCAGATCGTGCTGAATTGGCGAGCACCGCTGCGGTTTTGCTTGACCGCATGATCGAGGCGAAAGATCTGGCATCCGACAACGGCGAAGAAAACGAATCGCTGGCAAACTTCGAGGCCTTGCGGGCTCAGTTCCTGATCGACTATGCACGTCTCAACGCGGAACGGATTCGCCTGGATCTGGACGCGGAAATTCGCAGTGAGTCGCCGTCGACTCCGGTGATTTTCCAGCGTTCGATTGCGTACTGCAATGCATTGCTCAGCCTCATCAACCGCCAACTCAACGCGGCTGAACTTGACGGTGAAGAATCCGATGTGGAAGCAATCGAAGAGTACCGCGATTCTGCAGAAACGCAGGCCGAAGAAGTCGAAGCCCTGGGCAGCAAGCTACAGGAACTGATCGAGAACGAAGAGATTGATAAGCTGGTATCTCTGATCAACGAAAGCGACGTGATTCAGAAAGATTTGAACAAGTTCGTCGATCGATTGGACTCGCAGTTTGAAATCTCCAATAGCGATTCAGCCGACGCCGATCTGGAACGAATCCGCGAGGCAGCGCTACAGGTGATTGAGCTCGCGAACACGGAATTACAGGGCTCGGATTTGGGGCTTAAGCCAATCGACATCGACATGGACGACGCGATGATCACCGCGATCGTGTTGCGATACGAACTGATGAACCAACGCGGCGCCGTGGCGGATGACTGGCGACAGATCAAGCTTGCCGCTGACGAACTAAAGTCAGTGATGACGTTGCGAGCCAGTCAACGAATCGACACCGAACCCGGCGCTAACCAGCCTTTCAATTTTGATCTCGATCACAGCTCAACATCTCTGGGGCTAAGCTTTGACGCTCCATTGAATCGCTTTTCGCAACGCAACTCATTCCGCGGTTCGATCATCGGGTATCAACGTTCGCTGCGAAGTTTGAAACAGCTGGAAGACAACATCAAGTTCTCCGTCCGCAACGACTTGCGAAGTTTGACTCTGGACCGCGAGCAGTACCTGATCGCAGTCGCCAGTGCGGCGTTGGCTTACGAGCGTGTTGTCAGTACATCGCTGGAATTCCGCCTGGGCACCGGTGGTGTTTCGGCGCGTGACTTTTTGGAAGCACAAACGGCCTACACGGACGCGCTCAGCAACGTGGCCAGTCGACACATTCAATACATCGTTGACCGGACGCAACTGTTTTTCGATCTGGAGTTGCTGACGGTTGATGAAGAAGGTTTCTGGGGCGATCTTCGCAATGAAGATTTACAGCCCGAGCCATATCATGAGATTCCGGATTGGGGCGTCCCGGTTTACGGCAATCTCCCGAACGTGCGGCATTCATCGACGGTGAAGCAGATTCTGCAGCCCGTGTTCCGCGGACTGACGCAGTAG
- a CDS encoding efflux RND transporter periplasmic adaptor subunit: MSWKFVLGSLVAISAAVVYYLNAGGGDGWSDHGQELVFYDVSRGDLPIVVTERGYLESQEQTSIRCAVENYDRRSGSSGTTILSIVPNGSVVKKGDVLVELDSASIRDLLESESLELQGDKSSLIQAEARKENQLTQNETAVAEAKLTLKLAELNRKMYVDEESGTFKLSLGEIDRQIDESRNAILEAQAALKLQETERDGIEQLFRLGYKGKSDLEQSRYSFMKSEAALASAMNRLANHDATRDQLETYKREMELMKLDGEVDTAQRKLKQVRVTNESELAQVNAQLFEARERVQRQEARLAAYQRQLDNCTIRAPHDGMVVYSQDSRGNSSIAVGQAVRSRQELLTLPDLTRMQVRLQIHEAVLDQVKPGLPALLKIDAFQNTPYEGIVEHVAVVPSASSKSVKTYECIVRIPGVVQKLKPGMTAVSEIHIDRLEDVVSVPVQAVVQVNDSTWCYVDNGDGIEKRFVQLGRNNDKFVQIVDGLESDDRAVLNPMVIASMEKESGGQSSREPEDVENEVVFGNLYPAAETVAGDSPIAKVSTVESKPKRAGDKTLGAERVDVLPAS; the protein is encoded by the coding sequence ATGAGTTGGAAATTTGTACTTGGTAGCCTCGTCGCGATTTCCGCCGCCGTTGTGTATTACCTCAACGCCGGTGGCGGAGATGGTTGGAGTGATCACGGGCAGGAACTGGTCTTTTATGACGTCTCCCGTGGTGACCTTCCGATTGTCGTCACCGAACGTGGTTATCTGGAAAGCCAGGAGCAGACCTCCATTCGATGTGCTGTAGAGAACTACGATCGCCGCAGCGGTTCAAGCGGCACGACGATTCTTTCGATCGTTCCCAACGGTAGCGTTGTCAAAAAAGGCGATGTGCTTGTTGAACTCGATTCAGCCAGTATTCGTGATTTGCTCGAATCTGAGTCACTCGAATTGCAGGGAGACAAATCCAGCCTGATCCAGGCGGAGGCGCGTAAAGAAAATCAGCTGACCCAGAACGAAACCGCGGTCGCCGAAGCCAAGTTGACGCTCAAGTTGGCAGAGCTGAACCGGAAAATGTATGTCGATGAAGAAAGCGGAACTTTCAAATTGTCGCTTGGCGAAATCGATCGGCAAATTGACGAATCCCGCAATGCAATCCTTGAAGCGCAAGCCGCACTGAAGCTGCAGGAAACGGAACGCGACGGAATCGAGCAGCTTTTTCGGCTTGGCTACAAAGGCAAAAGCGACCTCGAGCAAAGTCGCTATTCGTTCATGAAATCCGAAGCCGCGTTGGCGTCGGCGATGAACCGTCTGGCGAACCACGACGCGACGCGTGATCAATTGGAAACTTACAAACGCGAAATGGAGCTGATGAAGCTCGATGGCGAAGTCGATACCGCGCAGCGAAAACTCAAACAGGTGCGTGTCACGAACGAGTCAGAACTGGCTCAGGTCAACGCTCAATTGTTCGAGGCTCGAGAACGCGTGCAACGTCAGGAAGCACGCCTTGCCGCCTATCAACGGCAGCTCGACAACTGCACGATTCGGGCTCCGCATGACGGAATGGTTGTGTACTCGCAGGACTCACGCGGTAACTCATCGATTGCCGTCGGCCAAGCCGTTCGCAGCCGCCAGGAGCTGTTGACGCTGCCAGATTTGACGCGAATGCAAGTTCGGCTTCAAATTCACGAAGCCGTCCTGGATCAGGTAAAGCCGGGGCTTCCTGCACTGCTGAAAATCGACGCGTTTCAAAACACACCTTACGAAGGAATCGTCGAACACGTGGCGGTCGTGCCAAGTGCATCTTCCAAGTCAGTCAAAACTTACGAGTGCATCGTTCGGATTCCGGGCGTGGTTCAGAAGCTAAAGCCGGGCATGACAGCCGTCTCTGAAATTCACATCGATCGCCTCGAAGATGTCGTCAGCGTTCCCGTCCAGGCGGTCGTGCAAGTCAATGATTCGACCTGGTGCTACGTTGACAACGGTGATGGAATTGAGAAGCGATTCGTGCAGCTTGGTCGCAACAACGACAAATTTGTTCAGATCGTGGACGGTCTTGAATCTGACGACCGAGCGGTTCTCAATCCGATGGTGATTGCCAGCATGGAGAAAGAAAGTGGCGGACAGTCGTCGCGGGAACCTGAAGACGTTGAAAATGAAGTCGTATTCGGAAACCTCTATCCAGCAGCCGAAACCGTTGCCGGTGACAGCCCGATAGCGAAAGTTTCTACCGTAGAAAGTAAGCCGAAACGGGCTGGCGACAAAACATTGGGAGCGGAGCGTGTCGACGTTCTGCCGGCCAGCTAA
- a CDS encoding ABC transporter permease, with protein sequence MWWKIVKVGIKNLLLHKLRSLLTLLGVILGVGSVIAMLAVGEGSKKEALARIRALGASNVIVRSVKPNVEQDDSRPVSSNGEDNRNNIDILAYGLRHTDLERLKSNLPTVKRAVPVALVTCEASQRQLRIPNARVLGTTPEFLEIKNLQMGRGRFVTATDIHNAWNVAVLASGAANRLFQFVDPIDKHVFIGNDVYRIVGVLESQDSGNGTPGAVGQKDLNEDIYIPISCVQRRLGERQEIRSAGSQSFEQMELSEITLQVFDEKYVTQTAEMTRQLLLRSHPDANDFKIQVPLELLAQANEEKRMWNMVLGSIAGISLLVGGIGIMNIMLASVTERTREIGIRRALGATKSDISVQFLVETILLSSTGGVVGVLTGIMIPMLVSALTDLDTVISVWSVVLSFGISVGIGILFGWYPAQRAASLDPIEALRHE encoded by the coding sequence ATGTGGTGGAAAATAGTCAAAGTTGGAATCAAGAATCTCCTGCTGCATAAGCTGAGAAGTCTGCTGACGCTGCTGGGCGTGATCCTCGGGGTTGGCTCGGTCATCGCGATGCTGGCCGTTGGGGAAGGTTCCAAGAAAGAAGCACTGGCACGAATCCGCGCGCTCGGTGCCAGCAATGTTATCGTTCGCAGTGTCAAACCGAACGTGGAGCAGGATGATTCAAGACCCGTTTCTTCGAACGGCGAAGATAACCGCAACAATATCGACATCCTCGCGTACGGCTTGCGGCATACCGACCTGGAAAGGCTCAAGTCCAACTTGCCGACGGTCAAACGCGCCGTACCGGTTGCGTTGGTGACTTGCGAGGCCTCGCAACGCCAGCTTCGAATTCCCAACGCCAGAGTATTGGGGACGACGCCCGAGTTTTTGGAAATCAAGAATCTGCAAATGGGTCGCGGCCGCTTCGTGACGGCGACGGATATTCACAACGCCTGGAACGTCGCGGTGCTGGCCTCAGGGGCGGCCAATCGGCTGTTTCAGTTCGTCGATCCGATTGACAAACACGTCTTCATTGGCAACGACGTCTATCGAATTGTCGGCGTGCTTGAATCTCAGGATAGCGGCAATGGCACTCCAGGAGCGGTCGGCCAAAAAGACCTTAACGAGGACATCTACATTCCGATTTCCTGCGTCCAAAGACGGCTGGGAGAGCGGCAGGAAATCCGGTCGGCGGGCAGCCAGAGCTTTGAGCAAATGGAGCTTAGCGAAATTACGCTTCAGGTCTTCGACGAAAAATACGTTACTCAAACAGCCGAAATGACACGGCAGTTGTTGCTGCGATCTCATCCGGACGCCAACGATTTCAAGATTCAGGTTCCTCTCGAATTGCTCGCACAGGCGAACGAAGAAAAACGGATGTGGAACATGGTGCTTGGTTCGATCGCCGGAATCTCGTTGCTGGTCGGGGGCATTGGAATCATGAATATCATGCTGGCCAGTGTGACCGAGCGGACTCGGGAGATCGGCATCCGCAGGGCACTTGGCGCGACCAAGAGTGATATTTCGGTTCAGTTCCTGGTCGAAACTATTTTGCTCAGTTCCACGGGTGGCGTCGTTGGTGTGCTGACCGGAATCATGATTCCGATGCTGGTCAGTGCGCTCACGGATCTGGATACTGTGATCAGCGTCTGGTCCGTTGTATTGTCGTTCGGGATCTCTGTGGGGATTGGAATTCTGTTCGGCTGGTACCCTGCCCAGCGTGCGGCATCGCTCGATCCGATTGAAGCTCTTCGCCACGAGTAG
- the leuS gene encoding leucine--tRNA ligase — protein sequence MPKYEPSEIEPRWQRYWDENKTFKTPEKVGEKKLYALDMFPYPSGNGLHVGHPEGYTATDIVARHARMNGVTVLHPMGFDAFGLPAEEYAIKTNTPPRVSTEKNIQTFTRQLKQLGFSYDWDRQISTTDVPYVKWTQWIFLVLFDTWFDTETEKGRPISELPIPDDVQAQGEEAIAEYRDEFRLAYQSDALVNWCPGLGTVLANEEVKDGLSERGNHPVERRPLRQWMLRITSYADRLEKELEPLDWSEGIKKLQRDWIGRSTGAEVDFFIGNADEEAAWKTTRKESGFPRKPTADVLRVYTTRPDTLFGATYMVIAPEHPAVESLTTTDQKKDVDKYCTAAASKSDRDRQDDKLTKTGVFTGSYAVNPVNGKQVPVWIADYVLISYGTGAIMAVPAHDTRDHEFATKYGIDIVPVVQPPESSDINAEDVASGKACFAGHGTAINSGDFDGKTTDEVKSEITAQLDEGGLGKAAVNYKLRDWLFSRQRFWGEPFPILHYIDEDGNKTGRIRAVPEDHLPIELPELEDFKPHGRPEPPLEKADDDWLFPVVDGVKYRRETNTMPQWAGSCWYFLRFIDPHNDSCFVDPELEKAWMPVDLYIGGAEHAVLHLLYSRFWHKVLYDRGHVHTKEPFQRLVNQGMILGENEFTGYRDADEQWVSAADVTENEKHEPVLKSDNTVVLKAVSLQPDLVDKQGEFFVIASEPSIRINSRAYKMSKSRGNVINPDAVIADYGADALRLYEMFMGPLEQSKPWSMSGVNGVKGFLDRAWRMIIDDRAEEVQLHAAVGDHDPTEEQTRILHKTIMAVSNDIEKLSFNTAISRMMEFVNFFTGQDARPKQIMEQFVLLLSPMAPHLCEELWSILGHSDSLAYEPWPQFDESLTVESTVEIPVQIMGKVRARIIVERGLSKDALEAAALADDRIKELIEGKTIRKTIVVPDRLVNIVAN from the coding sequence GTGCCCAAGTACGAACCTTCGGAAATTGAACCTCGGTGGCAGCGCTATTGGGATGAAAACAAAACGTTCAAGACGCCCGAAAAGGTTGGCGAGAAAAAGCTCTACGCGCTCGACATGTTCCCCTATCCAAGTGGCAACGGCCTGCACGTTGGACATCCGGAAGGTTACACCGCGACGGATATCGTCGCTCGTCACGCGCGCATGAACGGCGTCACGGTTTTGCATCCGATGGGATTCGACGCGTTTGGTTTGCCAGCCGAAGAGTATGCGATCAAAACGAATACGCCTCCTCGGGTTTCGACCGAAAAGAACATCCAGACTTTCACGCGTCAATTGAAGCAGCTTGGTTTCAGCTACGATTGGGATCGGCAAATTTCCACGACCGATGTGCCTTACGTGAAGTGGACGCAGTGGATCTTTTTGGTGTTGTTCGATACCTGGTTCGATACCGAAACGGAAAAAGGAAGGCCGATTTCCGAGCTTCCGATTCCTGACGACGTCCAGGCTCAAGGCGAAGAAGCGATCGCCGAATATCGCGACGAATTTCGTTTGGCTTACCAATCAGACGCCCTGGTCAATTGGTGTCCTGGCCTGGGAACCGTTTTGGCAAACGAAGAAGTTAAAGATGGACTCAGCGAGCGCGGCAACCACCCGGTTGAGCGTCGTCCTTTGCGGCAGTGGATGTTGCGAATCACTTCTTACGCTGACCGTTTGGAGAAAGAGCTCGAGCCGCTTGACTGGTCGGAAGGCATCAAGAAACTTCAGCGCGACTGGATCGGCCGAAGCACTGGCGCCGAAGTCGACTTTTTCATCGGCAATGCTGACGAAGAAGCGGCTTGGAAAACGACTCGCAAAGAATCAGGCTTTCCGCGAAAGCCGACGGCCGATGTGCTTCGCGTTTACACGACGCGGCCCGACACGCTGTTCGGTGCAACCTACATGGTGATCGCGCCTGAGCATCCTGCTGTCGAATCGTTGACGACGACTGATCAAAAGAAAGACGTCGACAAATACTGTACCGCCGCGGCATCGAAGAGCGATCGTGATCGTCAGGACGACAAGCTGACGAAAACTGGCGTCTTTACGGGCAGCTACGCCGTCAATCCGGTCAACGGAAAACAGGTCCCGGTCTGGATCGCGGACTACGTTTTGATCAGCTACGGAACGGGAGCCATCATGGCGGTTCCGGCTCACGATACACGCGACCACGAATTCGCGACGAAGTATGGAATCGACATTGTGCCGGTGGTTCAACCGCCCGAATCGTCTGACATTAATGCCGAGGATGTTGCCAGCGGCAAAGCCTGTTTCGCTGGACACGGAACGGCGATCAACAGCGGCGACTTCGATGGCAAAACCACTGACGAGGTGAAGTCAGAGATCACGGCGCAGTTGGATGAAGGCGGACTTGGTAAAGCGGCCGTTAATTACAAACTTCGCGACTGGTTGTTTTCGCGGCAGCGTTTCTGGGGCGAGCCGTTTCCGATTTTGCACTACATCGATGAAGACGGAAACAAGACGGGCCGCATCCGCGCCGTTCCCGAAGATCACTTGCCGATCGAACTTCCGGAACTCGAAGACTTCAAACCTCACGGTCGCCCGGAACCGCCGCTGGAGAAAGCGGATGACGATTGGTTGTTTCCTGTCGTCGACGGCGTGAAGTATCGCCGCGAGACGAACACGATGCCGCAGTGGGCGGGTTCGTGTTGGTACTTCTTGCGTTTCATCGATCCGCACAATGACTCCTGTTTCGTCGATCCGGAATTGGAGAAAGCCTGGATGCCAGTCGACCTCTACATCGGCGGTGCCGAGCACGCGGTGTTGCACTTGTTGTATTCGCGTTTCTGGCACAAAGTGCTCTACGATCGCGGCCACGTGCACACGAAAGAGCCGTTCCAACGTTTGGTCAATCAGGGAATGATCCTTGGCGAAAACGAATTCACGGGCTATCGCGACGCTGACGAGCAATGGGTTTCGGCTGCGGATGTGACAGAGAATGAAAAGCATGAACCTGTTTTGAAATCCGACAATACGGTCGTGCTCAAAGCTGTCTCGTTGCAACCGGATTTGGTTGACAAACAGGGCGAGTTTTTCGTAATCGCGTCTGAGCCTTCGATTCGCATCAACAGTCGCGCCTACAAGATGTCCAAGAGCCGCGGAAACGTGATCAATCCGGACGCTGTCATTGCCGATTACGGCGCCGATGCGTTGCGGTTGTACGAAATGTTCATGGGTCCGTTGGAGCAATCCAAACCATGGAGCATGTCGGGCGTCAATGGCGTGAAAGGATTCCTCGATCGCGCGTGGCGGATGATCATCGACGATCGTGCCGAAGAAGTTCAGCTACACGCTGCCGTTGGCGATCACGATCCGACTGAGGAACAGACTCGGATTTTGCACAAGACCATCATGGCGGTGTCGAACGATATCGAGAAACTCAGCTTCAACACGGCGATCTCGCGAATGATGGAGTTCGTCAACTTCTTCACCGGTCAGGATGCTCGGCCGAAACAGATCATGGAGCAGTTCGTGTTGTTGCTTTCGCCGATGGCGCCTCACTTGTGCGAAGAGCTTTGGTCGATCCTTGGCCATAGCGATTCGCTGGCCTACGAGCCATGGCCGCAGTTTGACGAATCGCTAACGGTTGAATCGACGGTTGAGATCCCCGTTCAGATCATGGGCAAGGTTCGAGCGCGAATCATCGTTGAACGTGGCTTGTCGAAAGATGCTCTCGAAGCCGCGGCACTTGCCGATGATCGGATCAAGGAATTGATCGAAGGAAAGACCATTCGCAAGACAATCGTGGTGCCCGATCGCCTGGTGAACATCGTGGCAAATTGA
- the map gene encoding type I methionyl aminopeptidase — translation MIRRRPKIRLTEADRQQMRAACRFNAQLLDFVRPYVQPGIETQKIDQLVHEYTLDHGHTPACLGYPGEHSAYPKSSCISINDVICHGIPSSYELKPGDIVNVDLTTIVDGWHGDQSETFIIGEPDQVLDLARDVTQVAFDSLYAGIDALTPGCAVSVIGEAIVKLVQQRHPGFGVVEKYVGHGIGARFHQRPNIPHVPTRQSRQDRLYPGMCFTIEPMVNTGTARSQLDPHDGWTVRTLDGGLSAQFEHTILMTEDGPEILTLTEDGPQQGFKF, via the coding sequence ATGATTCGTCGCCGACCAAAGATCCGACTTACCGAGGCAGATCGACAGCAAATGCGAGCCGCATGTCGCTTCAACGCTCAACTTCTGGACTTCGTGCGGCCCTACGTTCAACCTGGAATTGAAACGCAGAAAATCGATCAGCTGGTACACGAATACACGCTGGACCACGGTCACACGCCAGCCTGTTTGGGCTATCCCGGCGAGCATTCTGCGTATCCGAAAAGTTCCTGCATCAGCATCAACGATGTGATCTGCCACGGAATTCCGAGTTCCTATGAGCTCAAGCCTGGCGACATCGTCAACGTTGACTTGACGACGATCGTCGACGGATGGCACGGCGACCAGTCAGAGACCTTTATTATCGGCGAACCGGATCAGGTGCTGGACCTTGCTCGCGACGTCACGCAAGTCGCCTTTGATTCGCTGTATGCCGGCATCGATGCGTTGACTCCCGGATGTGCCGTGTCGGTGATCGGCGAAGCCATCGTCAAACTGGTGCAGCAGCGTCACCCCGGATTCGGCGTGGTTGAAAAGTATGTTGGTCATGGGATTGGAGCACGTTTTCACCAGCGTCCAAACATTCCTCATGTGCCGACGCGGCAATCTCGCCAAGACCGATTGTATCCAGGGATGTGCTTTACGATTGAACCAATGGTCAACACGGGAACGGCAAGAAGTCAGCTTGATCCGCATGATGGTTGGACTGTTCGAACGCTCGATGGCGGATTGTCGGCTCAGTTCGAACATACGATTCTGATGACCGAAGATGGTCCTGAAATTCTTACGCTGACCGAGGACGGACCACAGCAAGGGTTCAAGTTTTAA
- a CDS encoding TrmH family RNA methyltransferase: MTEQIRHKPGTELERPREIVIVCPALRSNVNLSRMVRLVSCAGITKIITSGNPKIDPKIARDGAKEVEIVHKRTLLPVLKQLKSDGFRIVGLEQTDDSHNLFEYSYERKTALLIGHERHGIPDDELALTDDCIEIPVYGLPYSYNVVTATTMAVYEYCRQFPSG; encoded by the coding sequence ATGACTGAACAAATTCGACACAAGCCAGGCACGGAACTTGAACGGCCACGCGAAATTGTGATTGTCTGCCCTGCCCTTCGCAGCAACGTCAATCTTTCGCGGATGGTAAGGCTTGTCTCCTGCGCAGGGATCACAAAAATTATTACCTCGGGCAATCCCAAGATCGATCCCAAGATTGCGCGAGACGGAGCCAAAGAAGTTGAAATTGTTCACAAGCGAACCTTGCTTCCCGTGCTTAAGCAGCTCAAGTCAGATGGCTTTCGCATCGTTGGTCTCGAGCAAACCGATGATTCGCACAATCTTTTCGAGTACAGCTACGAACGAAAGACCGCGTTGCTGATCGGCCATGAGCGTCACGGGATTCCAGACGATGAGCTTGCTTTGACTGACGACTGCATCGAGATTCCGGTTTACGGATTGCCCTACAGTTATAACGTCGTCACCGCGACCACGATGGCTGTCTACGAGTACTGCCGGCAGTTTCCTTCCGGATAG